The following DNA comes from Lujinxingia vulgaris.
TTGAGCGTGGCGCGCTCAATGCCGCGCTGCTGGCCATAGCCCGCGTCGCGCATGAGCTCGGCGGCCGCAAAGGAGGCGCCGTCGGCGCTGGCGTGGCGGCCAAAGAGGCGCAGCCTGCCGGTGGTGCCGCCGGTCAGCGCGACGTGGCTCTGCAGCGCCTGGCCATCGAGATACTGCGGGGAGACGCCGGGGCGGTAGTCCACGGTGCCCGCCATACCAAAGAGCCCCTGATGCAGCGCAAAAGGCCCCTTGATGACGTGCATCGTCTCCACGACCTCGGGCAGCACCACGCCCAGATCGATGTAGCCCTGGCCGTGGATGTTGCTCCACTCGTTGAGCGGGACGCCTCCGAGCGTCAGCTCCAGATCGGCGCCGTGCACCGCGTCGAAGCCGCGTAAGAAGAACTGGTGGCCTTTACCCTCGCTGCCGTGCTGAATCAGCGTGAGGCCGGGCACCTGCCTCAAGAGCTCCTCGGCGTTTCGAGCCGGGGCGGCGTCGAGTTCCTGGCGTCCCAGCGTCATCGTGGCGCTGGTCAGGGTGCGGGGCAGGTTGGCGCGCACGGTCACCCTTAAGGTGTCGTCGGGCTCGTCTGTGGGATCAGTTGCGTCGGCCTGATCGGGTGCCAGGGCATCGATCGCGGGGGCATCAGCCGTGTCCGTCGGTGATTGCGCAAAGGCCGAGGGCATGCCCCCCGGCGTGACCATGCACATGGCGAGCAAAGAAAGGGCGACACGCTTCAACGCGCGCCGCCCCCTGGTTGAACGGTCTGAAACCATCAGTGGCAGTGTCCTTCGCCGTCGATGTGGCCGAGGGTTGCGACCTGGGCTTCGAGCCACTCCCAGAGGTTCTCAATCTCTTCGTTACCGACGTCCAGGGTGCCCACCGAGGCCGCTTCGAGCTCTTCTCTGGAGATGTCGTCGTTCTCATCGTCGCCATCGGCCGCGGCCAGCAGGGCGAAGACCAGCGCGGGGTCTTCGCTGACCAGGCTGTCGTAGAAGAGGTGGTCGGCGTGAATCGTCAGCTCCAGGCGGCTGCTCTGGTCGGCCTCGACGGTGACCGTGGTGTGGCATTCGGCGTAGGTGGTGGGCACCTCGAAGGTCCAGTCGAAGGTTTTGGTGACGCCTTCTTTTTCGGCGCTTCCAACCACGCGGATGGTGCCCAGGGCGTAGTCCACGCTCTCGTAGGTGCCGGCGTCGAGGGGGAGCTCGGCCAGGTGGTGGCCTTCGCCCTCGGTGGGGGGCGCGATCTGGATGGTGGTGGCGTCGCTGAACGCGGCGTCGCCGACCGTCACCGAGGTCACCTCGACGGCAAACCCTTCAAAATCAATCGCCCAGCCATCGCTCATGGCGTCGGCGGGGATGCCCTCTTCCACAAACTCTTCGCCATAGACAAACACATTGAGCATGCCCTGGCCCTCGGGGCTCTGCGCGTCGCTCTCGCCACAGGCGGCGGCAAGGGGCAGAAGAAGCAGGCTGGCAAGGGCGGTGGTGCGGGTGGTGGGGCTGAACATGGCGTTACTCCTGAAGTTGAAATTTAACGTGGTCGTGGGAGAGGAGGCGACGGCGCACCTCCAGGTAGATGGGATCGTTTTCGGTGGCGCCAAAGCTCACGACGCCCCCGGTGGCCAGCGCCTCAAAGTCGACGCCATCGAAGAGGTGGCCCTGGCCGAAGACCTCTTCAAAAACGAAGCGAAAGCGCAGCAGGCCATCCGGGACGAGCTCGGAGGTGATGGCGTGCGGAAAATAAATGGCGGTGATCTCGCGCCCCTCGGGGGCAGCGACCTCAAAGGTGAAGTCGGTGCTTTCTCCCTCGCGCGTCGCTGTGCCGGCGAGGCGAATGCTCAGCTCGGGAGCTTCGCTGAAACGCGCCAGGGTCAGGGAGGCCGAGGTGTAGTCGCCTTCGAGCAGCGTGGCGCTGCCCAGGTCGCGATCACCTTCGCTAACCCAGTCGACCTCATAGTCGCCCGGGAGCTCTCCCATCACCTCGCCGCCTTCGCCATGGCCGGGGTGGGCCCGGGCGCTGGGAATCACGAGGTCATAGGCGCGAGCCGGCAGGCTGGCGTGCTCGCTTCCTCCGGTCAGAAAACGCACGTTGCCAAACGCGAAGCGGGCCTCGCTTAGCTCGATGCGGTAGCCAAGGTCGGTCTCCGCGCTGCCAGGACCGGTGGCGTCGACCACCACGGGAATCGCGACTTCGATGGGGGGCTGCGATTCGCCGCAGCCGGATGTGACCATGAGCGCGGCGAGTGTAAGTGTTTGAATTTTCGTAGACATGTTCATGGGTGGGAGTGCCCGGTCGTGTGCTCGGCGGAGGTCTCGGGGAGCGCGCTGTAGACGGCCTGGCCGAAGAGTACGCCTTTCATGCCGATGAGGTGGTCGGCGACGTGTTTTAAGTCGGCGGGAGCGCCGCGCAGGGTGATGACTTCGAGGCAGGTGTCGTGGTCGAGGTGCACGTGCATCGACGAGATGATGGCGTGGTGGTGGATGTGGCCCACGTCTTCGAGCTCCTTGCTCAGGCCGCGTTTGTGGTGGTCGTAGACCAGCGTGACGGTGGCGACGGCGTTTTGAGCCTGCTCCCACTCCTCGCTGGCGAGGCGCTGGCGGATGAGATCGCGCAGGGCTTCGGAGCGGTTGGAGTGGCCGCTGTTGGTGATCCAGGCGTCAAAACGCTCTAAGAGTTCGGCGTCGACGGCGATGCTGGCGCGGGTGAGGTCAGACATGTGAGGGCTCCATCGGTTACGACGTCTTACCCCGAAGTGGGGTGTGTTACGAAGTTGACGGTGCGTAACACCGGCTTCGATGACGAGCAAGAAGGATCTTTTGGAGCGTGGCGTGGCGCGTTGTCGCACCGGCCGCCTTGCGTATACTCGCGCGGCTGATGTCACGTGAGACCGGCGCGGATCGAGGGCGTCGAGATGAAAGGTTTAAGATATGGATGATATGGGTCTGTCGAGCGCGCCGATCGAGGAGCTCAACCGCCTGCTGGCAGGGCGTTATCGCGTCGAAAGGGTGTTGGGGGAGGGGGCGCACGGCACCACCTATCTCGCGACGACCGCCGATGGGCGCCAGGTGGCGCTCAAAGAGCTGGCGGTGGCGCGGGTGGAGAGCTGGAAGGCCGTCGAGCTTTTTGAGCGGGAGGGGCAGGCGCTGCGGGCGCTCTCGCACCCGGCGATCCCGGCCTATGAGGAGGCGTTCCACGTGGACGACGGCTGGGGCGGGGAGCGTTTTTTTCTGGCGCAGTCCTATGTGGAGGGCCGCGACCTGGGCTCGGAGGTGGAGCGGGGGAGGCGCTGGACCGAGGGGCAGGTCAAAGCGCTGGTGGCGGAGCTTCTGGAGGTGCTGGCGTATATGCAGACGCTGAGCCCGCCGATGATTCACCGTGACATCAAGCCTTCCAACCTGATGGAGCGCGCCGACGGGAGCCTGGCGCTGATCGACTTTGGGGCGGTGCAGACGCTGGCGGCCGAAGACACCGGCGGCTCCACGATCGTGG
Coding sequences within:
- the nikR gene encoding nickel-responsive transcriptional regulator NikR, which gives rise to MSDLTRASIAVDAELLERFDAWITNSGHSNRSEALRDLIRQRLASEEWEQAQNAVATVTLVYDHHKRGLSKELEDVGHIHHHAIISSMHVHLDHDTCLEVITLRGAPADLKHVADHLIGMKGVLFGQAVYSALPETSAEHTTGHSHP